Sequence from the Microcoleus sp. FACHB-831 genome:
ATGCCGCCAAAAATGAAGTCATCCACGCAAACTTGCGCGTATTTGGGGAAAGGATAAGGATATCCAAATTTTTCGCTGAAATATTGAATCATGCGCGGCGTTTTGCCCATGCTGAGACGCGCTTCTTCTTCCAGACCTTTTTCCACGTAGTAGGTGACGGGTTTGCCATTCCATTCGTCTTGAATTTCGGCAAAGTCGCCTACAGCCAAAGTCATCAAGTAGGTGGGATGGACTTGCTGCTGCAACCAGTGGAATATTTTGCTATCGCCGTCTTCCTCAGTTTTAATCAGTTCGCCGTTAGAGATGGCGATGAGGGGTTTGGGGACTTTAACGCGAATTTCGGAAGTAGCTAGCTGGCCTGGGTAGTCAAAGCAGGGGAACCAGAAGCGGGAGTCTTCATCTTCGCCTTGAGTCCAGACTTGTGTAGGTTTGTTGGGGTAGTGCTTGTCGGGAACAATAAAATAAAGACCGCGCCGGGGTTTTTCCACAGAATAGGCGATCGCTATCTTTATTGTCTTCCCCGCAACTGTTGGCGTCTGCATCCGGACGTGCAGTTGGTCGCCGTCATAATCAAAACCTTGCTGGGTTCCGTCCACCTGAACCGAGTGAATATTCTGGGAACATGCATCCAGCGTCAGCGCCGTTAACCCACTCCGCACTGGCGCTAAAGTGATGGTGCAAGTGCCCTGGAAACTCTGGTTAGGTATATCGAGGACTAAATCCAGGAAAATATGCTCAACTTGCCCCGGTCGGTCTGGATTGTAGTGAGGACGGGCACCGGGCAACTCAAAGGATTTGTGACCGTTAGTTTCCGAATCAAGATAAGACTGCAACATCGGGAGAGGGAGACTCTATGAGTTTTACAAGAATTGCTAAGTAATATCTTTCAGGTTAGCGCCTGCGAGAGCTTAACTGTATCACAGCCTTGGGTTGATGTCTTAAAGAGCGATGCCTCGCAACTCGCAGGCGAACCCGCGCATCCGCAGCACTCAGTTTAGCTACGCCAGCGCCTAAACTAGGATTCCTGTGGAAGGTTAATGCCCGGATAAATTTTAGATTCTATTTTTTCTGATTAATAATACTCGCTTGCGGAGTCGCGACTACTTCCCTTGAAGTCTTACTAAGACAACACCAAATGAGTTGAGGTTATATACCGAAGTTTGAAGTAAAGATTGGTGTTATGTCCGGAAATTCCGCAATGTAAAAAGGCGAACTTGTAGATAACAATCAGTAGATAATAATCTAAGGACAAAAACAATGCCTGAGAAGAAATCTAAACCTATAGTTTATGCGCTTATTGGTGCTGGTGCAGTCCTGCTAGGTGGCGTGGCTGCTTATCTATACTCCGATGGTTATATTGGTGCTAGCGATACCCCGATAGAAAGTGCCAAAGTTGTACCAAATCAAGCACTCATGGCTGGCACAATTTCCACAGATCCTAGAAATTGGGCACAATTGCAGCAGTTTGGCACTCCTGAAGTACAAAAGCTTGTAGATAAAGGTCTAAAAGACTTTCAAAAAGATGCCTTTGCAGACTCCAAGATTAATTATGATAAGGATGTAAGACCTTGGTTGGGTAGCGTAATGTTTGCCATGCTGCCATCATCGGGCGCAAAAGCCACGCAAGAACCCGATGTTCTGGTAGTAGTAGGTATTAAGAATAAGTTTAGTATGTTGGGGTTTGGCAACAAGTTTAAAAACGATAAAACTAAGGGTGCTACTAAGGAAACAGACTACAAGGGCGTCAAAATATACGAAAATACAGACAATGGCAAGAAAACTTACGCGGCTATATTGAAGAACCATTTAGTGATGGCTTCTGAAATAAAAAACGTGCAACAAGCCATCGATACTTTTAAAGGCCAGCCTTCGCTTGCGAGTAAAGCGGATGCAAGCGCTATGTTCTCAAAAGGGGTAGATGTTAAAAACCCGATTGCTCAATTTTATGTGCCTGATTATGGGGCTTTCGTGGATAAGTTAGTAGCCAACAATGCTGGGGGTGCTGGTGTGAGTCCGCAAGCCCTAAAGCAGATGAAGGCGGTAAAGTCTATGGTAGCGGGTGTGGGCATTGATGAAGCTGGCGTGCGGTTTAAAGCGGTCACAAAAATAGATCCAGCTGCAATGAAATTAGAATATAAACCTTCACCCGGCAAGGTGATAGGTCAACTTCCTGCCTCAGCAATAGCTACGATTAACGGGCAAGGAATCAGCCGTTTTTGGTCAGTAATAGTAGAGGAAGGGAAAAACGATCCGCAAATTAAGCAGGCGATTGAGGGAGCAAGACAGCAAGTTAAAACGGTTAATTTAGATTTAGATAAAGATATTTTGGGTTGGATGGATGGAGAATTTGCGATCGCTGCAATTCCATCAAATGAGGGAATACTTAAGGCGTCTGGATTTGGCGGGGCGTTAGTATTTGAAACCAGCGATCGCGCAACGGCTGAAGCAACGCTAACTAAACTGGATGCGATCGCTAAGGGCAACTCTATGACTGTATCGCAAAGAGATGTCGGCGGTAAAAAAGTAACCGAGTGGGTAATTCCCCAGCAAGGAGCCTTTATGGGGCACGGTTGGCTAGATCAAAACACGGTTTTTGTGGCAATTGGTGGCCCCATAGCTGATGCGATCGCAACTAAGCCTAGCCCGTTAGATAGCAGCGAATCTTTTAAGGCAGTAACAGGAACTTTGCCTCAGACAAACGCGGGCTATTTTTACCTAGATATGGACAAAACTATGTCCGTAATCAACAGTCAGCTACCTCCGGAACAAAAGAGTGCTATTACTCCAGAAACTAGCGCAGTCATTAATTCAATTCGCGGCTTGGCGATCGCAGTCACCCAACCTGACAAATCAACCAGCGGAATGGAGA
This genomic interval carries:
- a CDS encoding DUF3352 domain-containing protein; its protein translation is MPEKKSKPIVYALIGAGAVLLGGVAAYLYSDGYIGASDTPIESAKVVPNQALMAGTISTDPRNWAQLQQFGTPEVQKLVDKGLKDFQKDAFADSKINYDKDVRPWLGSVMFAMLPSSGAKATQEPDVLVVVGIKNKFSMLGFGNKFKNDKTKGATKETDYKGVKIYENTDNGKKTYAAILKNHLVMASEIKNVQQAIDTFKGQPSLASKADASAMFSKGVDVKNPIAQFYVPDYGAFVDKLVANNAGGAGVSPQALKQMKAVKSMVAGVGIDEAGVRFKAVTKIDPAAMKLEYKPSPGKVIGQLPASAIATINGQGISRFWSVIVEEGKNDPQIKQAIEGARQQVKTVNLDLDKDILGWMDGEFAIAAIPSNEGILKASGFGGALVFETSDRATAEATLTKLDAIAKGNSMTVSQRDVGGKKVTEWVIPQQGAFMGHGWLDQNTVFVAIGGPIADAIATKPSPLDSSESFKAVTGTLPQTNAGYFYLDMDKTMSVINSQLPPEQKSAITPETSAVINSIRGLAIAVTQPDKSTSGMEMLLALKPKTAK